The sequence ATATTGCGCTAGAGCGGAGCGCAATCTCGTTCTCGAACGTTTTTATCCATGTATATACGATCTGACGCTGAATCCTAGTCCGTTGGAGCCATATTAGGCGGGATAATTAAGAGACCAGTGGAAACGTCGTGACCgcacatattttttagatgATGTCCCACGGTTACCCAAGTAACTGATGTCGACTGAGCACGATTTAATTTTACGCggattaattttgcattattgaATATGCGGCAAGTATTGTTTCTAACTGGTGTTCTTTTAagtgtatattttatgtgtcGCCATAATAACTGTACTTGAACTTAACCGTAGTATAATTATGACAACTCACAGCAGCGTACCCACAATAATGCGCGATTCTTGTAAATTTCTTTGTGAAGTCTTGTATAATCTTGGGAATACggtctaaaaaattttgatcgatGTGAGATTACGATACAGCGCAACCATTTCTTTTTCCACTCAGCATAGAGTGTTAGTGTGTACGATACGACGATATGAGAATGAAACGCAATGCACGAAATAAAGTTTTCCCACATAAAACATTATCTAACGATAAGTTGAATAATGTCCTTCATCACACTAGACacagtgattaaaaaaaaaacttatacttATTTGCTATTAAACATATGGACACTTTacgcacaattaaaaatttacgtacaatataaatagtttattatgCAATATGCCATTTCTATTCtataatagtattattatttgttttattcacACTCGGACCGTGTATTATCATAATACGTATTGACTCAAAGATAAACTTGTATCTGTAATTGGatgcatttttgaaaataaggaCTTACGtatgcattattatatttctttagaaaaagaatatttgatGTCTTAAAAGGAAACGTCGGTAGTGGAAAATAGTATCTAATGTGTatgaaataaagataatagaagaaataaaatcttaaaatttttgatttagacaaaaattgatatttaaaattttcttttctccaaAGATAACAAGATTTTGAAGTAAACATATAGCTTTGATTTCATATTGACATTTAAgagttttattctttttgtgagcaatttggattaaaaaaagataccaAAATGCATTAATATGCACACAACATAGGTGTAAACCATAAGTTAAGATCGTTACCGATCAGAATCGACGTGTCGTAAACTTTTAGGACAATTTTTGATTGTTCCATACTTGCATCAATTTAGTCACAGTAAAACGCAGTGCCTTATTAGATGACCTTTAAAGGAATTGAAAAAAGAGTGCTGAATATACACGACCTCTTGTTAGTGTGAATAGCTGTCACATCACAATGTATTTCTTTCGCGATGATGCCATTGATAATCGtagtatataaaacaaaatatagttTAGATTGAACTAAAGAACATATTCATCCACGAATAAGAACAGTATCAACATAAGATATTAAGTACTCTCTTGTCCTGTATGCGCTctcttttttatgtatgacCAAGAGATACGTAAAGTACCATGTAGCATAGTAAtccattcaattttataaagcgatttattaatttataggcAGGCAGTTATTTTCACAGATTCGGAATTTAtaatagaagagaaaaaacaaatGGAACACAAAGAATTACGAGAAAAggtaattgcattaaaatcgCAAGGTACGCCTTATTCTAGGCACATATATCACCGGTACTAATTCGttctattgtaaataattatttacattgtaCAATTTGAGACGTTGCAGTCTCGAAACATGCCTCATTATTTTACagtataattttcaaacacactattaattttacgttatTAACCACGCATCATAAAAGGGTGACATATCCCGTATAGTGTCGTGGTACCGATGTCCGTAGATTGCGTCTAGCATTAcgattgcataaaaaattcaaattaattaattaggacCACGATTTTCATAAATTCGTTGAAACTTACCTCGCGCATAATGACGGCTATTGATAATGATCCGCAGTCTTCCTCGTTATATCAACAAAGTGTCGCGCTCATTTCCTATCTTGACATTACAATATCGGCGATATTTCATCACGATCaatatgtgtatgtacgtgtgtgcgtgtgcgtgtgttcGTATGCGTATGCGTATGCGTgagtacgtgcgtgcgtgcatgtgtgtgtgtgtacattttaagaattttacaaacttGATCTATATAAagaagattaaaaagaaaaaaatcaccaTTTATAACCTTTATgcattatatcaataaaaatatacagctCATCACAACAGTGATATCGTAAAGTCTTagcaaatgtaattataattgtagGTATCGTAGATAATGATTAACATGTGTGCGCACgcgtacatacacacacatacatgaataaaattttaataaaaatagatatatatgtacgaAAAAATGCCATTATCTGCGATTATTGTATAcggacaataataatatataagatccttaaatatatatgattacattatcaaaaaatgatttctattattttatgatgaaaaaattaatcaacgagattatttataaaatcaatttttttttaattcctaGCTTATAATGATACTGTAACAATAAAACGTTTTACCATAATTCTACataataacaatgtaataacatactctctaaattgcaatcaatATATTATCAGTAATTGCATAGTATACTTATATCTGTGACAATTAGTATTCATTATCTTTTAGTGATTTTCACTTCGgaattaatgtatattcaCTGAAAGATCAAtgcatttatttcactgattaaCAAGTTATAAATATGCCACTGAAAATCTGTGTATTATCATCGATTtcactgattgtaatttaaacattagagaaatattgaataaatccTCGGAGATGaaaaaattgacataaaatgtaaacaataaaatgaaacaataattaaaatataatatataaggtCAAATGTTCGTTGCTCTGTTACGTAAATTCGGTACGCGACTAGGACGCATTAAAAACCGCTTGTGTTGTTCCTCAGCTCTGATAGTTCTTTCTATGCGTTCCGTAGCAATGCGTTCAATCTCTGCGAATAATTCGCTATGTACATCTATACACTGACGAAAATCTTTACGATCCAATCGATACACCTCACAAACTTGAATCGCCACAATACTAGCTATTCTTCTCTGATCTGCCACTAAAAGTGCGACTTCGCCGAAATGAGCACCATCATTCAAATGACacatcttaaaattaaaaagagtaCATGTCTTTTTCGCAATATAATTGAAcacaatattgaatatatgtaaaacCAACTTCCTTTCCAGTTGGTGTCAAAACCGCAACAGTCCCAGAAGACAAAAAGAACATACAGTCACCCTGAGTACCGGCTTTAATAATTACGTCATTTGgcaaatataattcaaattttaagtttttgactattaattgtaaaacattttttggcAAATTCTTAAAGATTGCTACGTTTTCAATCAATCGTCGACAAGATTGAAGCGCAATTTCTTCACGTAGCGGTTCTGTGgacaattcaaattttaataattattattttggtaaaaaaattacattcttttatatctcactcttctcttcttcctataatattttattgacctgtcaaatctaataaaatccGTTTACCGCGAAAGTAAGTATTTTTGAAACGATAACGATAATAAGCTAGGAGACGTTTCTTCATGTGTGGCAATAATTGCTTTTGTCTCGTGTATGCTTTTACTTGATCTATTAATCCTTGAAATTTTGATTCAGATGATTTTCTTTCAACTTTAATACGAAGCAACATAACTGAAAAATACAGCATCATACTTGACAAATATCCCCCTGAAAacatctaataatttttgagacaaagaaatagatattatttaatatcttactCAACATATAGCAGACAATAAACCTGCCGATAATCATAAGAATGCTATTGAAAATAAGGGGCTTATCTGTCTCCGGCACGAACGGGCCGTAGCCACTTGCTAATATATTTTCCAGTACAATAAACGCGGCGTTTTTTAATCTGAATTTGAGACTGCTATCTTCCTCCAATTTTATCATCCAACAATCCTCGCATtcctttttatatgttaaaaatacattttaataattatatctttaaaaataaaaaatatggaaatgtGTTTGcgtaaatcaatattatagcTTACCGCTGGTGGAATATTGACAAAGTACATCAGTAAAATTGGCATCAAGTAACACAAGCAAGAAAACCAGAAGATTAAGTATAATCCTAGCAATAGAGTGGtacataattcaaaataaaaatgttttatttcaaaatgctaaaaagggtatttgatataatgtcgtatgtatattttcatagaaaatatctatacaaagaaatattaccataaacagataataaatatttgagttGAAAGTATAATAGCGTGTCAATTTTATAAGGGgcatgatattaattaaaataacaacatAATAAGGATTATTTCCTGGTAATCTTCGCCATCGCAGTGTTATATGATCATACGGAAAAGATGACAGCATATCTGGCACAAGAAATCTTTTCAAATAGAgcctacaaaaaatatttaacattgagaataaattaattttaaaaaacaattaaataaacagaaaGAGTTCATGAAATACTAAATATGACGTCTCACATAAGTATCTTGATAGGTTTCAACTCAATAGAAGTAGTTTTTTCGTCATAATATCCCgtgataaagttaaatattatatctaaccAGCAGATCGCATAAATTGGAATATTTACTATATCCAGACGAATTATTTCGTAATCCATTATAACAAAACAAACCATAAAAGggattgtaaaaaaagcaAGCAAATATATTGCCACCATCAAGGTATCCCATATTAATCTGTAAATTGTCTTATTCATAgagagtaaaaatatattgtttacaaactcttttaaataataaaagtcattttatgttataaactaCCTAGCGTAACTAAATGGATGTATTATCCACCAATATTTAGATCCAGCATGCCTCATTTTTTCAGCGGTCATTGCAGCCATGCTGTCCATGTAAAGATCAAATTTTGGAGTGTATTTGTTAATACCGCACCAGGTTGTCCATATGTTTTTGAAAGTCGATGACTCTGCaactataaaagaaaactttgtttctctttttgagaacaatttacatatatgcTCGATCATCGTTTAATAGCAAGGGTAAAGCAACTTTttttcgttattaattaagtattCGTAGCACGTAAGGTTAAATGTAAGTGATATTTGAGTAATATTTCAATTGTTATATCGAAAGAGAACTTCTATTGTCTATCAAAAATTCTCGATAGtagcattttattttgtaatcttCGTAGATGTAAAGATAAGATTTATAGTGAATTTGATTAGACATACCCTAATAtctaacttaaatataaaaataatacatatattatatttttatgttatcatgTGAACGAATAATTAAGTTTGCTATATTACTTTAACGTATTTttaaagatgaaataaatcaaaatgttATGATACATATCATAATTAACAAATCGACTATTGTTTCATACTAGTATTCTCATTTCCGTTACTTTTAGATACCACAAatataagtacataaaatttaaaaaaaataaatactatggcatatattacgttattattaaaagtatgtatttatgttaaaaaatataactacaCATGTATAAGctatatactttataataatatattacaatgaatacaataattgtgtctattatttaaagtaacttgtctattttaagtataaattacgtacttttaaatactacacacacacacacacacgcgcgcgcgcacgcatacacatacacaacACAAAAATGCGTTCCGGAAAGAAGTTTAGATTTATCAATGTCACTGATAGATTTCAgcttaaatttttctcaagaAACAAAGCTCAAACTTTTAATGCAATTGTGCGTATATAGGGATCATAACAATCTAATAATCATAATCATAATTCTTCAAATTAATGAACCAGCATAATAAATTGCACACATTGACATatattgaagcaaatattgCACTCAAATTTGCAAGGCTATATTCTATGAATACAATTATCAATACATGTTTGATCTcctagttttaaaaatttaaagagttctgaaaaataaaatataagtagaaacaatgttaaaattttaaattattaataaaagaataaatatttttaaacaattaaattacttttcatTGCTGTTTGACTTTTTAtcatatcattttattttaaacatgatattaaaaaatacttgataaattgttttaaaattattgacgcagctaaataataaagactcaaaaatatttattatgtatggAAACAAGCAGCAATTATGCTGGATGTAACTTAAGCTATCAGTCTTTCCGGGTATTTTTagcattctttattttattctgtaaatgttttaaaaaatagtcatGATACATTTATGCTTATCTACTTCTGATCTGGTTACGCAAGTGACCACGTCAAATTTCACCGTGAggcaaaatttttacaaatataaatatggaaatatgtatataatattacgcTGGTAATATCTATACTATTGTTCTATCGTACTTATATTCATATCTGTGTATAACTTTTGCGACATAATACGAGCCCTGTTAGACTAGAGGTTCTCAAATGTTTAACAgcaaaacacaatatatttcactttgaatgagttcaaatttatattctgtgtacttaaaaatattttctaattggcAAACacaaatctatataaaataactccGAATACTATATTGTctcagataaataataaatacaaaaataaaataataattgtaacaaaaataagaaaaacttttacataatgaaaataatgacagCGATAACGCTAATCCAACCCTGTTAAATGTGAAAACCTCTAGCTTACTAAAGCAATCTATACTTCAACTTCACTTTGCATATatgcacatattttatatgctaaTGCTAATGCaacattgataataattggcaatgatatataaatgcgCCATTATCTTCTTCTTCTGGATAATTCGTGATTCAATAACTTGTTGTTCTTTTTGaggtttaattaaatacaccattttttaaatattatttaggtaTTCAAGTAATCGGCACTTTATATTTCTGTTTACCGATTGACACGATTATTATGATATCACTTGTCATATTCA is a genomic window of Monomorium pharaonis isolate MP-MQ-018 chromosome 7, ASM1337386v2, whole genome shotgun sequence containing:
- the LOC105828396 gene encoding potassium/sodium hyperpolarization-activated cyclic nucleotide-gated channel 1, giving the protein MIEHICKLFSKRETKFSFIVAESSTFKNIWTTWCGINKYTPKFDLYMDSMAAMTAEKMRHAGSKYWWIIHPFSYARLIWDTLMVAIYLLAFFTIPFMVCFVIMDYEIIRLDIVNIPIYAICWLDIIFNFITGYYDEKTTSIELKPIKILMLYLKRFLVPDMLSSFPYDHITLRWRRLPGNNPYYVVILINIMPLIKLTRYYTFNSNIYYLFMHFEIKHFYFELCTTLLLGLYLIFWFSCLCYLMPILLMYFVNIPPAECEDCWMIKLEEDSSLKFRLKNAAFIVLENILASGYGPFVPETDKPLIFNSILMIIGRFIVCYMLIMLLRIKVERKSSESKFQGLIDQVKAYTRQKQLLPHMKKRLLAYYRYRFKNTYFRGKRILLDLTEPLREEIALQSCRRLIENVAIFKNLPKNVLQLIVKNLKFELYLPNDVIIKAGTQGDCMFFLSSGTVAVLTPTGKEMCHLNDGAHFGEVALLVADQRRIASIVAIQVCEVYRLDRKDFRQCIDVHSELFAEIERIATERIERTIRAEEQHKRFLMRPSRVPNLRNRATNI